From Saccharomyces kudriavzevii IFO 1802 strain IFO1802 genome assembly, chromosome: 13, a single genomic window includes:
- the MRE11 gene encoding MRX complex nuclease subunit (similar to Saccharomyces cerevisiae MRE11 (YMR224C); ancestral locus Anc_8.744) has translation MEYPDPDTIRILVTTDNHVGYNENDPITGDDSWKTFHEVMMLAKNNNVDMVLQSGDLFHVNKPSKKSLYQVVKTLRLSCMGDKPCELELLSDPSQVFHYDEFTNVNYEDPNFNISIPVFGISGNHDDASGDSLLCPMDILHATGLINHFGKVIESDNIKVVPLLFQKGTTKLALYGLAAVRDERLFRTFKDNGVTFEVPTMRESEWFNLMCVHQNHTGHTNTAFLPEQFLPDFLDMVIWGHEHECIPNLVHNPMKNFDVLQPGSSVATSLCEAEAQPKYVFVLDIKHGEPPKMTPITLETVRTFKMRSISLQDVPHLRPHDKDATSKYLIEQVEGMINEANEETKRKLGDDAEGDMIAELPKPLIRLRVDYSAPFNKQSTIDYQVENPRRFSNRFVGRVANGNNVVQFYKRRPPVARSKKPGLNRTNISDRDVEKLFNESGGELEVQTLVDDLLNKMQLSLLPEVGLNEAVKKFVDKDEKSALKEFISHEISNEVDILSTNDEFLRTEDTEEMKALIKQVKRANSVRPTTPMENDETSFSSNHNRLNSLQPGNKLLQNVLSGPVQSHVDGETEVAHAGEVGNSKLTRKAEYIRSTNKKKTAAPSDSNAISDPKNELDDDNNAQVDVDIDEDDIIMVSTDEEDVGYGITRGRETKTKTRSSGSPKPSSTRGRGRAKATRTPKTDILGSLLAKKRK, from the coding sequence ATGGAGTATCCTGATCCAGACACGATACGAATCTTAGTTACTACTGACAATCATGTTGGTTACAACGAAAATGATCCCATTACAGGCGATGATTCTTGGAAAACTTTCCATGAAGTTATGATGCTAGCCAAGAACAATAACGTTGACATGGTGTTACAATCGGGGGATCTTTTCCATGTGAATAAGCCCTCTAAGAAATCGTTATACCAAGTAGTAAAGACTTTGAGATTATCTTGCATGGGCGACAAACCCTGCGAACTAGAATTGTTAAGCGATCCTTCCCAAGTTTTTCACTATGACGAATTTACCAATGTTAACTACGAAGACCCCAACTTTAATATCTCCATCCCCGTGTTCGGTATATCGGGTAATCATGATGATGCATCAGGAGATTCACTGCTATGTCCTATGGATATTCTTCATGCCACCGGCCTAATAAATCATTTTGGCAAAGTCATCGAGTCTGATAACATAAAAGTTGTGCCATTATTATTCCAAAAGGGGACCACTAAACTTGCACTGTATGGACTGGCTGCAGTTCGTGATGAAAGGTTGTTTAgaactttcaaagataatgGTGTCACTTTTGAAGTACCGACTATGCGTGAAAGTGAATGGTTCAATTTGATGTGCGTCCATCAGAACCACACTGGTCATACAAATACTGCATTTCTCCCTGAACAATTCCTGCCTGATTTTCTGGATATGGTAATATGGGGCCATGAGCATGAGTGTATCCCGAATCTTGTACATAAtccaatgaaaaactttgaCGTCTTACAACCTGGTTCATCTGTAGCCACATCCCTTTGCGAAGCTGAAGCCCAACCCAAGTATGTGTTTGTTCTCGACATAAAACACGGAGAACCACCAAAAATGACTCCAATAACCCTGGAGACTGTACGCACTTTCAAAATGAGATCCATTTCATTGCAAGATGTTCCCCATCTGAGGCCTCATGACAAGGATGCTACTTCCAAGTACCTTATTGAACAAGTCGAAGGAATGATCAACGAAGCCAATGAGGAAACTAAGCGAAAGCTCGGGGACGATGCTGAGGGTGATATGATCGCAGAACTGCCCAAGCCATTAATTAGATTACGCGTTGATTATAGTGCACCGTTCAATAAGCAATCCACAATAGATTATCAGGTGGAGAACCCGCGCAGATTTAGCAATCGGTTTGTGGGACGTGTAGCTAACGGTAACAATGTGGTTcaattttacaaaagaaGACCGCCTGTTGCTAGATCGAAGAAGCCTGGTCTAAATCGAACAAATATCAGCGATAGAGATGTCGAAAAACTCTTCAACGAAAGTGGTGGCGAATTGGAAGTTCAAACTTTGGTTGATGATCTGTTAAACAAGATGCAGTTATCTCTTTTACCGGAAGTCGGTTTAAATGAAGCggtaaagaaatttgtAGATAAGGACGAGAAATCAGCACTTAAAGAATTTATCAGCCATGAAATATCAAATGAAGTGGACATACTATCTACgaatgatgaatttttaaGAACGGAAGATACAGAGGAAATGAAGGCGCTCATAAAGCAAGTCAAACGTGCTAACTCCGTCAGACCGACTACTCCCATGGAAAATGATGAGACAAGCTTCTCATCAAATCATAACAGACTGAATTCCCTCCAGCCCGGCAATAAACTGTTACAAAATGTACTTTCAGGTCCTGTTCAATCACATGTTGATGGTGAAACCGAAGTAGCCCATGCGGGTGAAGTAGGAAACAGTAAACTAACGAGGAAGGCAGAATATATACGATCCAcgaataaaaagaaaactgcCGCTCCATCGGACTCAAACGCTATATCTGATCCAAAGAATGAacttgatgatgataataatgcTCAAGTTGACGTTGATATCGATGAGGACGATATAATTATGGTCAGTACAGACGAAGAGGATGTAGGCTACGGTATAACTCGCGGCAGAGAAACCAAAACGAAGACTCGTTCATCTGGCAGTCCTAAACCCTCCTCCACGAGGGGCAGGGGAAGAGCAAAAGCAACAAGGACGCCAAAAACAGATATTCTTGGAAGTCTTCTTGctaagaaaagaaagtag
- the MRPL44 gene encoding mitochondrial 54S ribosomal protein mL53 (similar to Saccharomyces cerevisiae MRPL44 (YMR225C); ancestral locus Anc_8.749) — protein MITKYFSKVVVKFNPFGKEAKIARLMLAAIPPAQRNMGTQIQSEIISDYNKVKPLVKVTYKDKKEMEVDPSSMSFQELANHFDRYSKRLDLKHMLEMH, from the exons ATGATTACTAAGTACTTCAGTAAGGTGGTTGTTAAATTCAATCCCTTTGGCAAAGAAG CAAAGATTGCCAGGCTAATGCTTGCTGCCATCCCGCCAGCACAACGAAACATGGGTACGCAAATCCAATCTGAAATAATATCTGATTATAACAAGGTCAAGCCCCTTGTCAAAGTAACCTACAAggacaagaaagaaatggaagTCGATCCGTCTAGTATGAGTTTCCAGGAGTTGGCCAACCATTTTGACCGTTATTCTAAACGGCTAGACTTGAAGCATATGCTGGAAATGCACTGA